The stretch of DNA AATCGCATTATGGTTCTTTCTACCGGATGTTCACCTTGCCTGATGACATAAAAGCAGACAGTATTGATGCTTCTTATGAAGGTGGCATTTTGAATATTGCAATTCCCAAAGACAAGGAAAAAACTGCCACTAAGCAGATAAAGGTGAAATAAGGGAAACCGGCTAATTAATTCAAATTAAGAAGGGAAAGTTCCGGAAGGGCTTTCCCTTTTTTTTTGATATTAAAATAATAAACATATGCCCAGGAGGAGCTTGTAGCTGAATTAACCTCTGCCTTCATCTGTGCTTCTCTCGGATTTTCAAAGATCATTACCAACAATACCGGCTATTTGAAGGATTGGCTTAAGGTGGTATTGAAGAATGATCACCGTTTCATCTTTAAAGCAAGTAGTCACGCTGTAAAAGCAAGTGAATACATTTTATCCCAAACGGGTAGTAGTCTTGCGCACTTACCACATCTGCCAGATAATAGTCAATCCTTTCATTCCCACTGGTATCCTGAGGCAATTTTCTGTCTGTGACCACTACGAGTACGTTCCCCAAAGATTGGTCAATTCATACAGTCTTTGACCCCTACAGCGCCTGAAATGAGTGGTATCGGTAACCGTTGTTCCTGAATCCAAATAAGTAATGTCTGTAAGCGTTCCTTCTTCTGCGTCAAATATACCTTTATAGTGGAACCACTTCAGCGTAAGGCTGTCGTGCTTGTAAGCGCCAAGCCGAGAAGATCCGTACATGTTGTGCTCTTTCAAATGATAATTTTCTGTAACGTACAACGTGCCATTCAGCCCTAATCGTTCAATCAGTTCATCATAATCGGTAAAGGTACCAGTTACGGTATTGCCAGTTTGATACGTTGATTCTCTTTCGCACTGCTGCATCTCTAATGTTTGTACTTCCTGATCATGGCGGTTAAAGGTACGAGTTACACTGCATAATCTTCCATTGGCATTCCAGATTATTCCGTTAAACTCGCACCAGCAAAGGCTTTATCCAGAAATAATAAGGATTAGTGCTATTCCTTTGGTTTAAAAGATAAACCTGTAATGATAATGAAAGACTTTGAAGCGCATTGTACCCCACCTCCACATAAAAAAAACCCGTTGCGAATATTCGATTCATAACGGGTTTAATTAAAAAGCGTGCCCAGGGCGGGACTCGAACCCGCACGACCAGAGGCCACCACCCCCTCAAGATGGCGTGTATACCAATTTCACCACCTGGGCAATTCAGTGATCCCATCAGGACTTCCCGACAAAAAACCGGGATAAACTTCTCGTCTGATGATCTCACCTTCGTGATCCCATCAGGACTCGAACCTGAAACCTACTGCTTAGAAGGCAGTTGCTCTATCCGGTTGAGCTATGGGACCAAATCCTTCATCCGGTAGTTTACTACCTGAAAAAAGAGGTGCAAAGATAATTGTTCTTCTGAAAAAATCAGGGTGAACATTCACTTTTCAGGCAGAGCTAATCAAAACTTTCACCAGGAAAAATCATTATAGCTGTTGAATAAAAGAAGAAATATGGCTTTAGGAAGATTTCACATCAGCCATTTATGGAGCCTGCTGAAAGAAACTTATATTGAATGGAACGAGGATGAACCTTTCAGGCTGAGTGCCGTGGTGGCCTATTATGCAATTCTATCACTTCCTGCGCTGCTGGTTATCATCATTGCTGTAGCGGGGACGATATTCGGGCCTGATGCCATAAAAGGAGAGATTGCCGGACAAGTGAGCGATATAGTAGGTTCCGAAGCCGCAAAGCAAACCGAAACAATGATCGCAGAAGCAAGCATGAGCGAGCGAACGGTTACTGCCACCATCATTGGCATTGGTACGCTGATCTTTGGCGCAACAGGTGTTTTCTTTCACTTACAGAAATCACTGAATGAAATTTGGGGCGTAAAATCCCAGCCCAAGCGTGCATTCCTCGGCCTGCTGCGCGACCGTGCATTTTCCTTTGGAATGGTCATGGTCATTGCATTTCTCCTCCTGATCTCTCTTATTGTTTCTGCTGCCCTCTCCGCGCTGAGCAATTGGATCGTAAGCCAGCTTCCGGGATGGACTATTTATTTTTTCAGGTTCATTGATCTTATAATCTCCCTCGGCATCATCACCATCCTTTTTGCCTTGATATTTAAAGTATTGCCAGACGTGAAAATAAAATGGCGGGATGTCTGGACGGGAGCCGTTGTGACTTCCGTGCTGTTTGTAGCCGGCAAATTTGCCTTAGGTCTCTATTTCAGCGAGGCCGATCCCGGATCAGCCTATGGTGCGGCAGGCTCTGTCATCGTAATTCTGATCTGGATCTCTTATGCCTGCCTGATCCTTTTCTTTGGGGCAGAATTCACACAGGTTTACGCCCGCAGATATGGCGATCGGATTGAGCCTGCCGACTATGCAGTGCGTACGGCAGACTATTTCACCAACCGCAGAGACCGCATCCTGGATCGCGAAGCCAAACGAAAGAATAAGATACAGGAAATTCGACTCAGGAAAAAAAAGGATCAATAACTCTTATAGGCAATCAATGCTTACCACACATCAGGTACAGGACAAGAAAAATATTTTAATTCTAATTATTGATTTATTAAAATAGAAACTAAATTTTAACATTAAAATAATTACAGTTTAAAATTAATGCAAAAGGCCGTCTCGACTTAATGTCTGAAACGGCCTTTGCTATTTATTATTTACTCATTCAGTGCATCACTTTCCACCTTTCTTTTTGCCGCTTTCCTCGGCTTCGGTATTTTTAGCGGCCTGGATCTTTATCTCCAGTTCCTCACTATCCTTGGGCAAGTCCACTTTGATCACATCGCCCTCCTTTATCTTGGATTTTAAGATTTCTTCGGCAATGGCATCTTCCAGATATTTCTGGATAACGCGCTTGAGGGGCCTCGCACCGTATTTGGGATCAAACCCCCGGTCAGCCAGGAAAGCCTTAGCCTTGGGCGTCAACTCAATTTTGTAATTCATCTGGTTGATGCGATTGTACAACAAGTCGAGCTGAAGGTTAATGATCTCATGGATGGCCTCCTTATCAAGGCTGTTAAACACAATTACATCATCAATCCGGTTAAGGAACTCTGGAGAGAAGGTACGCTTCAGCGCAGTTTCAATAACGCCTTTCGTATACTCATCAATTCCTTCTTTAATGGCTGTAGTGGAAAAACCAACACCTTTACCAAAGTCCTTCAACTGGCGGCTGCCAATGTTGCTGGTCATTATGATAATAGTATTTCTGAAGTCTACCCTGCGGCCCAGGCTGTCTGTGATAAAGCCTTCATCCATGATCTGGAGCAGGATGTTATATACATCCGGATGCGCCTTTTCTATTTCATCCAGCAGGATCACTGAGTAAGGTTTTCTGCGCACCTTTTCAGTAAGCTGTCCGCCTTCTTCATAGCCAATATATCCCGGAGGGGCACCAACCAGCCGGCTTACCGCGAATTTCTCCATATACTCGCTCATATCAATTCTGATGAGCGCATCATCAGTGTCAAACAAATAACGGCTGAGAACTTTCGCCATTTCCGTTTTTCCCACCCCGGTAGGCCCCAGGAAAATAAAGCTTCCGATCGGACGGTTCGGATCTTTCAATCCGGCTCTGGTTCTTTGAATGGCCTTGGTCAGTTTTTTTATTGCCTCTACCTGGCCAATAACCTTACCCTGAAGTTCCTGCTCCATGTTCAGGAGCCTGATGCCTTCACTCTGTGCTATCCGTTTTGTTGGGATGCCGGTAACCATTGCCACAACTTCAGCAATATCCTCTTCCGTCACACTATAGCGCTGCTTCTTGGTTTCCTCTTCCCATTTATACTTTTCGATTTCAAGCTGCTCCAGAAGTTGCTTTTCCCTGTCGCGCAGCTTGGCAGCTTCCTCATACTGCTGGCTTTTTACCACTTTATTTTTCTCATCCTTAATGTCTTCAATCTTCTTTTCAAGATCAAGGATATCCTGCGGAACGTGAATATTGGTAATATGGACCCTTGCACCGGCTTCATCCAATACATCTATGGCTTTGTCCGGCAAATACCGGTCGCTGATATAACGTTCGCTCAGTTTGACGCATGCCTCAATCGCCTTGTCGTCATAATTCACTGAGTGGTGATCTTCATATCTTTCTTTGATATTGGTGAGTATCTCCACGGTTTGTTCGGGAGTGGTGGGATTTATCATTACCGGCTGGAATCTTCGTTCCAGAGCGCCATCCTTTTCAATATACTGGCGGTATTCGTCTAGCGTAGTGGCTCCGATGCACTGAATATCTCCGCGCGACAAAGCAGGTTTGAACATATTGGATGCGTCCAGAGACCCTGATGCTCCGCCCGCTCCAATGATGGTATGTAACTCATCAATAAAGAGGATCACGTTAGGATTTTTCTCCAGTTCATTCATTACCGCTTTCATCCGTTCTTCAAACTGTCCCCGGTACTTTGTTCCAGCCACCAATGAGGCCAGATCCAGGGAAACGATGCGCTTATTGAAAAGCACCCGGCTCACCTTTCGTTGCGTAATGCGCAGGGCCAGACCTTCAGCAATTGCGGTTTTACCTACCCCGGGTTCCCCGATCAATACCGGGTTGTTTTTCTTTCTGCGGCTGAGGATCTGAGAAACGCGCTCTATTTCCAGCTCTCTTCCTACAATCGGATCCAGTTTGCCTTCTTCAGCACTACGCGTCAGATCTTTTCCGAAATTGTCTAGTACCGGTGTTTTGGATTTAACTTCAGAACTCTTGCGGCTTTGGCCATACCCTTTTGAGGGATCGCTACGCTCGAAATCTTCCTCGGCAGGATCCTGAGGATATTCACCTTTGGGAGAATAGAATATATCTTCCAATTGCTCTTTAAAGGCTTCATAGTTCACCAGGTATTGATTCAGCACCTGGGCTGCTATGTTGTCTTCATCTCTCAGAATTGAGAGCATGAGGTGCTCGGTTCCGATCAGATCGCTCTTGAAAATTTTAGCCTCCAGGTATGTTACCTTCAGTACTTTTTCCGCTTGTTTGGTCAAAGGAATATTACCGGTAACTTTCTTGTGAGATGCCGTATTGCGAATGGTATCTTCCACGGTCTTCTTCAACCTGATCAAATCGGAATCGAGGCTTTTTAATGTTTGGATGGCCTTTCCTTCTCCTTCGCGTAAAATGCCGAGGAGTAAGTGCTCCGTTCCTATATAGTCGTGGCCGAGACGGATGGCTTCTTCCCTGCTGTAGCTGATCACGTCCCTGACTCTGGGTGAAAATTTAGCTTCCATATTGAGATTAAAATTTATATCTTTAAAACACTCTCGCCTGTAAAAGTCAAATACTACGCCAACGCCCTGGTGATAAATGCTTGCGCCATTTTGCCAAAACCGTTGACTTTTCAACCTTACGAATCTGCCAGATTGCCTGCTAATGTAGGCAACTCTTTATTCTATTGGCAATGATTTTTTCCACACAAAGTTTCAGGAAATTTTATTTCTTATAATCAGAACAACCTCTGCCTGCTCACAATGTATGTTTTTTTATAAAATTATAAAATAAAAAACCGGACAGATAATATTTTCTGCCCGGTAAAAAATATAGTAAACGAGATACTTTCTCTTACTTCACAACTGAAAAGGTGATCATCTCCACATCCTTTTCATTTTGTATCCGCAGAAAATAAATCCCCTGATGCAAACCATTGATGTTAAAAATTATATTGTTCTCACCTTTTGCTACTTCCCTTTCTGAGGATTCGATGGTGCGCCCTGCTATATCCTGA from Bacteroidia bacterium encodes:
- a CDS encoding YihY/virulence factor BrkB family protein, with amino-acid sequence MALGRFHISHLWSLLKETYIEWNEDEPFRLSAVVAYYAILSLPALLVIIIAVAGTIFGPDAIKGEIAGQVSDIVGSEAAKQTETMIAEASMSERTVTATIIGIGTLIFGATGVFFHLQKSLNEIWGVKSQPKRAFLGLLRDRAFSFGMVMVIAFLLLISLIVSAALSALSNWIVSQLPGWTIYFFRFIDLIISLGIITILFALIFKVLPDVKIKWRDVWTGAVVTSVLFVAGKFALGLYFSEADPGSAYGAAGSVIVILIWISYACLILFFGAEFTQVYARRYGDRIEPADYAVRTADYFTNRRDRILDREAKRKNKIQEIRLRKKKDQ
- a CDS encoding ATP-dependent Clp protease ATP-binding subunit, with the translated sequence MEAKFSPRVRDVISYSREEAIRLGHDYIGTEHLLLGILREGEGKAIQTLKSLDSDLIRLKKTVEDTIRNTASHKKVTGNIPLTKQAEKVLKVTYLEAKIFKSDLIGTEHLMLSILRDEDNIAAQVLNQYLVNYEAFKEQLEDIFYSPKGEYPQDPAEEDFERSDPSKGYGQSRKSSEVKSKTPVLDNFGKDLTRSAEEGKLDPIVGRELEIERVSQILSRRKKNNPVLIGEPGVGKTAIAEGLALRITQRKVSRVLFNKRIVSLDLASLVAGTKYRGQFEERMKAVMNELEKNPNVILFIDELHTIIGAGGASGSLDASNMFKPALSRGDIQCIGATTLDEYRQYIEKDGALERRFQPVMINPTTPEQTVEILTNIKERYEDHHSVNYDDKAIEACVKLSERYISDRYLPDKAIDVLDEAGARVHITNIHVPQDILDLEKKIEDIKDEKNKVVKSQQYEEAAKLRDREKQLLEQLEIEKYKWEEETKKQRYSVTEEDIAEVVAMVTGIPTKRIAQSEGIRLLNMEQELQGKVIGQVEAIKKLTKAIQRTRAGLKDPNRPIGSFIFLGPTGVGKTEMAKVLSRYLFDTDDALIRIDMSEYMEKFAVSRLVGAPPGYIGYEEGGQLTEKVRRKPYSVILLDEIEKAHPDVYNILLQIMDEGFITDSLGRRVDFRNTIIIMTSNIGSRQLKDFGKGVGFSTTAIKEGIDEYTKGVIETALKRTFSPEFLNRIDDVIVFNSLDKEAIHEIINLQLDLLYNRINQMNYKIELTPKAKAFLADRGFDPKYGARPLKRVIQKYLEDAIAEEILKSKIKEGDVIKVDLPKDSEELEIKIQAAKNTEAEESGKKKGGK